One window of Xylanivirga thermophila genomic DNA carries:
- a CDS encoding tyrosine-protein phosphatase — protein MFDMHSHILWDMDDGAKSIEQSIAMGSIAFNEGVHTIVATPHFIDVEDPQLFLANIDKKIGLLKPSLHALGIDIEILKGAEVYMDPGILEMDILDSLTLGSSHYILVEMPAFEVPMFARDVFYQLQLKGFVPVIAHPERNSAIIDDPNVLYDLVDAGCLTQITSGSLYGLFGSHVRTCAKVLVTHDMVHMIGTDAHSKGRRGPYMKRAKEVLIQWAGDEKAEDILFNTPDRLLKNEKINIPPPKKYKRKRFWFFK, from the coding sequence ACGATGGTGCAAAGTCCATAGAGCAGTCCATTGCGATGGGCAGCATTGCATTCAATGAAGGTGTACATACAATTGTGGCAACTCCGCATTTTATAGATGTTGAGGACCCACAGCTTTTTTTGGCAAATATAGATAAAAAGATAGGCTTGTTAAAGCCTTCTCTCCATGCACTGGGTATTGATATTGAGATACTCAAGGGGGCTGAGGTATATATGGATCCTGGGATTCTTGAGATGGATATTTTAGATTCTCTAACCCTTGGAAGCAGCCACTATATACTTGTGGAGATGCCGGCGTTTGAGGTACCCATGTTTGCTCGGGATGTTTTTTATCAGCTTCAGCTAAAGGGATTTGTACCTGTAATAGCCCATCCAGAGCGAAACAGCGCGATAATAGACGATCCTAATGTACTATATGACCTTGTGGATGCAGGGTGCTTAACCCAGATAACATCGGGAAGCCTCTATGGTCTTTTTGGCTCCCATGTAAGGACATGCGCAAAAGTACTTGTAACCCATGACATGGTGCATATGATAGGCACCGATGCCCATTCGAAAGGCAGGAGGGGGCCTTATATGAAGAGGGCTAAGGAAGTGCTTATCCAATGGGCGGGAGATGAAAAGGCAGAAGATATACTTTTTAATACACCTGATAGGCTTTTAAAAAATGAAAAAATAAATATTCCTCCACCTAAAAAATATAAAAGGAAAAGATTTTGGTTCTTTAAATGA